In Ischnura elegans chromosome 9, ioIscEleg1.1, whole genome shotgun sequence, the following proteins share a genomic window:
- the LOC124165226 gene encoding uncharacterized protein LOC124165226 isoform X1: protein MPKITYKKSSRTTNWRREKRAKLNAELAAEDETIDFGEEDARLREYYEGISTDFGVAEMENSDGAVDHTANNIHSDDEIGYGQETDDSLSSNHDEEMEDVQYEDLEDSDDFFDAEDDFPDEEFLRKDLEDCKIFEGSDLSVFHSCIMLISLFLQYNISYACMDSFIRLLHLHLPDKNKAIKSLHSLFSYFNFCKSEFTKVKCCNTCGKLLSTSSCSRCPKAKVSSFLTFSLEDQVKCLFKREDFVYDLTSRFHKFKRNDSIACATDGALSQKVQCLFKSVYDFTMMLYTDGIQLFRSNKLSFWPILFVVNELPYNKRYLPQNVVFGGLWYSPDKPNFKAFMEPLVPSFLNLKSGLEVVLPTGIPATVSGFLINCTGDLPAKALLLNMTNFNGFFSCVKCHIKGETYKLDGNKKTFCFKYDDSAKLRTHIETVQLCKKAELCGKAVNGFKGESVFGKLVPDIIDGTGIDEMHGVFGGVCKKLVNLFFDVKYKDFPFSLRSELHHVDGRLTGIKPANFLNRRPRSLETCLHSFKTSEFKHWMYYYSIPVLSGLMKAEYLTHYFLLVHAMFLLNQNVVLLNDIDIASMQLMKFVKLFQSLYGPQFMSANVHALLHKGESVRSLGPGFETSCFPLEGLMGVMKRLVTGTKCPQIKIANVFKMLQCISLPVESLRRDCKAKQFVDSLHNRVKITEEVDGDTYVLGALKPLNSISLYLYSAVKELVETKIVPGVTKVWSFDRLRKGKFTVVAESYGNSPHFNSSLIMLRDSSLGIVEKFIKFRLCPCRSKCLCGSKYYAIVRKCERKPVGGVPDNIFICQVVAYPSSFGITVHDIFDLCVLCVVENQMFCVKRVNSSEIE, encoded by the exons ATGCCTAAAATAACGTACAAAAAATCATCACGAACAACGAATTGGCGGAGAGAGAAACGCGCTAAGCTTAACGCTGAGCTTGCCGCAGAAGATGAAACCATCGATTTCGGTGAAGAAGATGCTCGACTTCGGGAATATTACGAAGGCATATCCACGGATTTCGGAG TAGCTGAGATGGAAAACAGCGACGGCGCAGTAGATCATACTGCGAATAACATACACAGCGACGATGAAATCGGATATG gGCAAGAAACTGATGATTCCCTTTCCAGTAACCATGATGAGGAAATGGAAGATGTGCAATATGAGGATCTGGAGGATTCCGATGACTTCTTCGATGCTGAAGATGATTTTCCAGACGAGGAATTTCTCAGGAAGGATTTAGAGGATTGCAAAATTTTTGAAGGATCTGATTTGAGTGTTTTTCACAGTTGTATTATGTTGATATCACTTTTCCTGCAGTATAACATTTCGTATGCATGCATGGACAGCTTTATCAGGCTATTGCATCTGCACCTCCCTGATAAAAACAAAGCTATTAAGTCTCTCCATTCCTTATTTTCATACTTCAACTTCTGTAAATCAGAATTTACTAAGGTGAAATGCTGCAATACGTGTGGGAAACTTCTCAGTACTTCTTCCTGCAGTAGGTGCCCGAAGGCCAAAGTCTCATCATTTCTAACATTTTCATTGGAGGATCAGGTGAAATGTCTTTTCAAAAGGGAAGATTTTGTGTACGATTTGACTAGTAGATTTCACAAGTTTAAAAGGAATGATTCAATTGCCTGTGCTACTGACGGTGCTCTTTCTCAAAAGGTGCAGTGTCTCTTTAAAAGTGTTTATGACTTTACGATGATGCTCTATACTGACGGTATTCAGTTGTTCAGATCCAATAAGCTCTCATTTTGGCCAATTCTCTTTGTTGTTAATGAACTTCCCTATAATAAAAGGTATCTTCCACAAAATGTTGTTTTTGGTGGGCTATGGTATAGTCCTGACAAGCCAAACTTCAAAGCATTCATGGAACCTCTGGTGCCAAGTTTTCTCAATCTAAAATCTGGATTAGAAGTTGTGTTGCCCACAGGAATTCCAGCTACTGTTAGTGGTTTCCTAATTAATTGTACAGGTGACCTACCAGCGAAAGCCCTTTTGTTAAACATGACCaattttaatggctttttcagCTGTGTTAAGTGCCACATCAAAGGGGAGACATACAAACTTGATGGCAATAAGAAAACATTTTGCTTCAAATATGATGACTCAGCTAAATTGAGGACGCACATAGAAACTGTTCAACTCTGTAAAAAGGCAGAGCTATGTGGCAAAGCAGTAAATGGTTTTAAGGGAGAAAGTGTGTTTGGTAAACTTGTTCCTGATATAATTGATGGTACAGGTATTGATGAAATGCATGGGGTTTTTGGTGGTGTATGCAAGAAGTTGGTAAATTTGTTTTTTGATGTTAAGTATAAGGACTTTCCATTCTCCCTTCGAAGCGAGTTACATCATGTGGATGGAAGATTGACAGGCATTAAGCCTGCAAACTTTCTCAATCGCCGTCCAAGATCATTAGAGACTTGTCTCCATTCATTCAAAACTAGTGAATTTAAACATTGGATGTACTATTATTCAATTCCTGTGCTGAGTGGGTTGATGAAGGCTGAATACTTaactcattatttccttttggtTCATGCTATGTTCCTTCTGAATCAAAATGTAGTATTACTGAATGACATTGACATTGCAAGCATGCagctaatgaaatttgtgaaactATTTCAGTCACTCTATGGTCCCCAATTCATGTCGGCCAATGTCCATGCCTTACTTCATAAAGGGGAAAGTGTTAGGAGTTTGGGTCCTGGTTTTGAAACTTCCTGTTTTCCCCTCGAGGGACTAATGGGAGTGATGAAAAGATTGGTGACAGGGACCAAATGTCCTCAAATAAAAATTGCTAACGTTTTCAAAATGTTGCAATGCATTTCCCTGCCAGTAGAGTCTCTGAGGAGGGATTGCAAAGCAAAACAGTTTGTAGACAGCCTCCATAATAGGGTAAAGATAACTGAGGAAGTGGATGGGGATACCTATGTTCTCGGAGCATTGAAGCCATTGAATTCCATTTCCTTGTACTTGTATTCTGCTGTTAAGGAGTTAGTGGAGACAAAAATTGTGCCTGGCGTGACCAAAGTTTGGTCTTTTGACCGTCTTAGGAAAGGAAAATTCACTGTGGTTGCTGAAAGCTATGGCAATTCTCCACATTTTAATTCCTCTCTCATAATGTTAAGAGACTCATCTTTAGGCATtgttgaaaaattcattaaatttaggTTATGTCCCTGTAGAAGCAAGTGTTTATGTGGgagcaaatattatgccattgtTCGGAAGTGTGAGAGAAAACCGGTTGGTGGAGTGCCTGATAATATCTTCATTTGTCAAGTTGTGGCATACCCCTCATCATTTGGGATAACTGTCCACGATATTTTTGATTTGTGTGTGCTTTGTGTTGTTGAAAATCAAATGTTCTGTGTTAAGCGTGTAAACTCCTCTGAAATTGAGTAG
- the LOC124165226 gene encoding uncharacterized protein LOC124165226 isoform X2, translating to MPKITYKKSSRTTNWRREKRAKLNAELAAEDETIDFGEEDARLREYYEGISTDFGAEMENSDGAVDHTANNIHSDDEIGYGQETDDSLSSNHDEEMEDVQYEDLEDSDDFFDAEDDFPDEEFLRKDLEDCKIFEGSDLSVFHSCIMLISLFLQYNISYACMDSFIRLLHLHLPDKNKAIKSLHSLFSYFNFCKSEFTKVKCCNTCGKLLSTSSCSRCPKAKVSSFLTFSLEDQVKCLFKREDFVYDLTSRFHKFKRNDSIACATDGALSQKVQCLFKSVYDFTMMLYTDGIQLFRSNKLSFWPILFVVNELPYNKRYLPQNVVFGGLWYSPDKPNFKAFMEPLVPSFLNLKSGLEVVLPTGIPATVSGFLINCTGDLPAKALLLNMTNFNGFFSCVKCHIKGETYKLDGNKKTFCFKYDDSAKLRTHIETVQLCKKAELCGKAVNGFKGESVFGKLVPDIIDGTGIDEMHGVFGGVCKKLVNLFFDVKYKDFPFSLRSELHHVDGRLTGIKPANFLNRRPRSLETCLHSFKTSEFKHWMYYYSIPVLSGLMKAEYLTHYFLLVHAMFLLNQNVVLLNDIDIASMQLMKFVKLFQSLYGPQFMSANVHALLHKGESVRSLGPGFETSCFPLEGLMGVMKRLVTGTKCPQIKIANVFKMLQCISLPVESLRRDCKAKQFVDSLHNRVKITEEVDGDTYVLGALKPLNSISLYLYSAVKELVETKIVPGVTKVWSFDRLRKGKFTVVAESYGNSPHFNSSLIMLRDSSLGIVEKFIKFRLCPCRSKCLCGSKYYAIVRKCERKPVGGVPDNIFICQVVAYPSSFGITVHDIFDLCVLCVVENQMFCVKRVNSSEIE from the exons ATGCCTAAAATAACGTACAAAAAATCATCACGAACAACGAATTGGCGGAGAGAGAAACGCGCTAAGCTTAACGCTGAGCTTGCCGCAGAAGATGAAACCATCGATTTCGGTGAAGAAGATGCTCGACTTCGGGAATATTACGAAGGCATATCCACGGATTTCGGAG CTGAGATGGAAAACAGCGACGGCGCAGTAGATCATACTGCGAATAACATACACAGCGACGATGAAATCGGATATG gGCAAGAAACTGATGATTCCCTTTCCAGTAACCATGATGAGGAAATGGAAGATGTGCAATATGAGGATCTGGAGGATTCCGATGACTTCTTCGATGCTGAAGATGATTTTCCAGACGAGGAATTTCTCAGGAAGGATTTAGAGGATTGCAAAATTTTTGAAGGATCTGATTTGAGTGTTTTTCACAGTTGTATTATGTTGATATCACTTTTCCTGCAGTATAACATTTCGTATGCATGCATGGACAGCTTTATCAGGCTATTGCATCTGCACCTCCCTGATAAAAACAAAGCTATTAAGTCTCTCCATTCCTTATTTTCATACTTCAACTTCTGTAAATCAGAATTTACTAAGGTGAAATGCTGCAATACGTGTGGGAAACTTCTCAGTACTTCTTCCTGCAGTAGGTGCCCGAAGGCCAAAGTCTCATCATTTCTAACATTTTCATTGGAGGATCAGGTGAAATGTCTTTTCAAAAGGGAAGATTTTGTGTACGATTTGACTAGTAGATTTCACAAGTTTAAAAGGAATGATTCAATTGCCTGTGCTACTGACGGTGCTCTTTCTCAAAAGGTGCAGTGTCTCTTTAAAAGTGTTTATGACTTTACGATGATGCTCTATACTGACGGTATTCAGTTGTTCAGATCCAATAAGCTCTCATTTTGGCCAATTCTCTTTGTTGTTAATGAACTTCCCTATAATAAAAGGTATCTTCCACAAAATGTTGTTTTTGGTGGGCTATGGTATAGTCCTGACAAGCCAAACTTCAAAGCATTCATGGAACCTCTGGTGCCAAGTTTTCTCAATCTAAAATCTGGATTAGAAGTTGTGTTGCCCACAGGAATTCCAGCTACTGTTAGTGGTTTCCTAATTAATTGTACAGGTGACCTACCAGCGAAAGCCCTTTTGTTAAACATGACCaattttaatggctttttcagCTGTGTTAAGTGCCACATCAAAGGGGAGACATACAAACTTGATGGCAATAAGAAAACATTTTGCTTCAAATATGATGACTCAGCTAAATTGAGGACGCACATAGAAACTGTTCAACTCTGTAAAAAGGCAGAGCTATGTGGCAAAGCAGTAAATGGTTTTAAGGGAGAAAGTGTGTTTGGTAAACTTGTTCCTGATATAATTGATGGTACAGGTATTGATGAAATGCATGGGGTTTTTGGTGGTGTATGCAAGAAGTTGGTAAATTTGTTTTTTGATGTTAAGTATAAGGACTTTCCATTCTCCCTTCGAAGCGAGTTACATCATGTGGATGGAAGATTGACAGGCATTAAGCCTGCAAACTTTCTCAATCGCCGTCCAAGATCATTAGAGACTTGTCTCCATTCATTCAAAACTAGTGAATTTAAACATTGGATGTACTATTATTCAATTCCTGTGCTGAGTGGGTTGATGAAGGCTGAATACTTaactcattatttccttttggtTCATGCTATGTTCCTTCTGAATCAAAATGTAGTATTACTGAATGACATTGACATTGCAAGCATGCagctaatgaaatttgtgaaactATTTCAGTCACTCTATGGTCCCCAATTCATGTCGGCCAATGTCCATGCCTTACTTCATAAAGGGGAAAGTGTTAGGAGTTTGGGTCCTGGTTTTGAAACTTCCTGTTTTCCCCTCGAGGGACTAATGGGAGTGATGAAAAGATTGGTGACAGGGACCAAATGTCCTCAAATAAAAATTGCTAACGTTTTCAAAATGTTGCAATGCATTTCCCTGCCAGTAGAGTCTCTGAGGAGGGATTGCAAAGCAAAACAGTTTGTAGACAGCCTCCATAATAGGGTAAAGATAACTGAGGAAGTGGATGGGGATACCTATGTTCTCGGAGCATTGAAGCCATTGAATTCCATTTCCTTGTACTTGTATTCTGCTGTTAAGGAGTTAGTGGAGACAAAAATTGTGCCTGGCGTGACCAAAGTTTGGTCTTTTGACCGTCTTAGGAAAGGAAAATTCACTGTGGTTGCTGAAAGCTATGGCAATTCTCCACATTTTAATTCCTCTCTCATAATGTTAAGAGACTCATCTTTAGGCATtgttgaaaaattcattaaatttaggTTATGTCCCTGTAGAAGCAAGTGTTTATGTGGgagcaaatattatgccattgtTCGGAAGTGTGAGAGAAAACCGGTTGGTGGAGTGCCTGATAATATCTTCATTTGTCAAGTTGTGGCATACCCCTCATCATTTGGGATAACTGTCCACGATATTTTTGATTTGTGTGTGCTTTGTGTTGTTGAAAATCAAATGTTCTGTGTTAAGCGTGTAAACTCCTCTGAAATTGAGTAG
- the LOC124165226 gene encoding uncharacterized protein LOC124165226 isoform X3 gives MEDVQYEDLEDSDDFFDAEDDFPDEEFLRKDLEDCKIFEGSDLSVFHSCIMLISLFLQYNISYACMDSFIRLLHLHLPDKNKAIKSLHSLFSYFNFCKSEFTKVKCCNTCGKLLSTSSCSRCPKAKVSSFLTFSLEDQVKCLFKREDFVYDLTSRFHKFKRNDSIACATDGALSQKVQCLFKSVYDFTMMLYTDGIQLFRSNKLSFWPILFVVNELPYNKRYLPQNVVFGGLWYSPDKPNFKAFMEPLVPSFLNLKSGLEVVLPTGIPATVSGFLINCTGDLPAKALLLNMTNFNGFFSCVKCHIKGETYKLDGNKKTFCFKYDDSAKLRTHIETVQLCKKAELCGKAVNGFKGESVFGKLVPDIIDGTGIDEMHGVFGGVCKKLVNLFFDVKYKDFPFSLRSELHHVDGRLTGIKPANFLNRRPRSLETCLHSFKTSEFKHWMYYYSIPVLSGLMKAEYLTHYFLLVHAMFLLNQNVVLLNDIDIASMQLMKFVKLFQSLYGPQFMSANVHALLHKGESVRSLGPGFETSCFPLEGLMGVMKRLVTGTKCPQIKIANVFKMLQCISLPVESLRRDCKAKQFVDSLHNRVKITEEVDGDTYVLGALKPLNSISLYLYSAVKELVETKIVPGVTKVWSFDRLRKGKFTVVAESYGNSPHFNSSLIMLRDSSLGIVEKFIKFRLCPCRSKCLCGSKYYAIVRKCERKPVGGVPDNIFICQVVAYPSSFGITVHDIFDLCVLCVVENQMFCVKRVNSSEIE, from the coding sequence ATGGAAGATGTGCAATATGAGGATCTGGAGGATTCCGATGACTTCTTCGATGCTGAAGATGATTTTCCAGACGAGGAATTTCTCAGGAAGGATTTAGAGGATTGCAAAATTTTTGAAGGATCTGATTTGAGTGTTTTTCACAGTTGTATTATGTTGATATCACTTTTCCTGCAGTATAACATTTCGTATGCATGCATGGACAGCTTTATCAGGCTATTGCATCTGCACCTCCCTGATAAAAACAAAGCTATTAAGTCTCTCCATTCCTTATTTTCATACTTCAACTTCTGTAAATCAGAATTTACTAAGGTGAAATGCTGCAATACGTGTGGGAAACTTCTCAGTACTTCTTCCTGCAGTAGGTGCCCGAAGGCCAAAGTCTCATCATTTCTAACATTTTCATTGGAGGATCAGGTGAAATGTCTTTTCAAAAGGGAAGATTTTGTGTACGATTTGACTAGTAGATTTCACAAGTTTAAAAGGAATGATTCAATTGCCTGTGCTACTGACGGTGCTCTTTCTCAAAAGGTGCAGTGTCTCTTTAAAAGTGTTTATGACTTTACGATGATGCTCTATACTGACGGTATTCAGTTGTTCAGATCCAATAAGCTCTCATTTTGGCCAATTCTCTTTGTTGTTAATGAACTTCCCTATAATAAAAGGTATCTTCCACAAAATGTTGTTTTTGGTGGGCTATGGTATAGTCCTGACAAGCCAAACTTCAAAGCATTCATGGAACCTCTGGTGCCAAGTTTTCTCAATCTAAAATCTGGATTAGAAGTTGTGTTGCCCACAGGAATTCCAGCTACTGTTAGTGGTTTCCTAATTAATTGTACAGGTGACCTACCAGCGAAAGCCCTTTTGTTAAACATGACCaattttaatggctttttcagCTGTGTTAAGTGCCACATCAAAGGGGAGACATACAAACTTGATGGCAATAAGAAAACATTTTGCTTCAAATATGATGACTCAGCTAAATTGAGGACGCACATAGAAACTGTTCAACTCTGTAAAAAGGCAGAGCTATGTGGCAAAGCAGTAAATGGTTTTAAGGGAGAAAGTGTGTTTGGTAAACTTGTTCCTGATATAATTGATGGTACAGGTATTGATGAAATGCATGGGGTTTTTGGTGGTGTATGCAAGAAGTTGGTAAATTTGTTTTTTGATGTTAAGTATAAGGACTTTCCATTCTCCCTTCGAAGCGAGTTACATCATGTGGATGGAAGATTGACAGGCATTAAGCCTGCAAACTTTCTCAATCGCCGTCCAAGATCATTAGAGACTTGTCTCCATTCATTCAAAACTAGTGAATTTAAACATTGGATGTACTATTATTCAATTCCTGTGCTGAGTGGGTTGATGAAGGCTGAATACTTaactcattatttccttttggtTCATGCTATGTTCCTTCTGAATCAAAATGTAGTATTACTGAATGACATTGACATTGCAAGCATGCagctaatgaaatttgtgaaactATTTCAGTCACTCTATGGTCCCCAATTCATGTCGGCCAATGTCCATGCCTTACTTCATAAAGGGGAAAGTGTTAGGAGTTTGGGTCCTGGTTTTGAAACTTCCTGTTTTCCCCTCGAGGGACTAATGGGAGTGATGAAAAGATTGGTGACAGGGACCAAATGTCCTCAAATAAAAATTGCTAACGTTTTCAAAATGTTGCAATGCATTTCCCTGCCAGTAGAGTCTCTGAGGAGGGATTGCAAAGCAAAACAGTTTGTAGACAGCCTCCATAATAGGGTAAAGATAACTGAGGAAGTGGATGGGGATACCTATGTTCTCGGAGCATTGAAGCCATTGAATTCCATTTCCTTGTACTTGTATTCTGCTGTTAAGGAGTTAGTGGAGACAAAAATTGTGCCTGGCGTGACCAAAGTTTGGTCTTTTGACCGTCTTAGGAAAGGAAAATTCACTGTGGTTGCTGAAAGCTATGGCAATTCTCCACATTTTAATTCCTCTCTCATAATGTTAAGAGACTCATCTTTAGGCATtgttgaaaaattcattaaatttaggTTATGTCCCTGTAGAAGCAAGTGTTTATGTGGgagcaaatattatgccattgtTCGGAAGTGTGAGAGAAAACCGGTTGGTGGAGTGCCTGATAATATCTTCATTTGTCAAGTTGTGGCATACCCCTCATCATTTGGGATAACTGTCCACGATATTTTTGATTTGTGTGTGCTTTGTGTTGTTGAAAATCAAATGTTCTGTGTTAAGCGTGTAAACTCCTCTGAAATTGAGTAG
- the LOC124165228 gene encoding uncharacterized protein LOC124165228 codes for MELLRSMEFDESSLESWCSNSSIRRSERERRQRKSGVLHFYSDSTTAAVKDLGRYIKDPKVNEDFLITWEGREERVRITQCGGSMEEAKESQMYFERLMAVNVPIKEAIELCVYPAHANMRIRREKSKQTTNARRQECVAAIPAGDAVIGSPVPLPKPDAISELTKELRNAGSEAEKGDICLKYAAIFHGGGEEKVVLYPGYKVSIGRNAKAKIVHSSAGNPAKMQRQLLLELQGREYIMSHSATGQRFGADKSGLPPADKDTLSAVELFVKFKCSGVPTPAVASTFNKLAGNLRMYAQRREGKKYNYPRKSTKSAAATMKAADIPEDVRRILEGLEDCENSI; via the exons ATGGAACTTTTGCGAAGCATGGAGTTTGATGAGAGCTCGCTGGAAAGTTGGTGCTCCAACTCCAGCATTAGGAGGAGCGAGAGGGAAAGGCGGCAAAGAAAAAGTGGAGTGCTACACTTTTATAGCGACAGCACGACGGCTGCCGTAAAGGATCTAGGAAGGTACATAAAGGACCCCAAAGTCAATGAGGACTTCCTTATAACATGGGAAGGTCGCGAAGAAAGAGTTCGCATTACTCAATGCGGCG GATCCATGGAGGAAGCCAAGGAATCTCAAATGTATTTTGAGAGGCTCATGGCAGTCAATGTGCCCATCAAAGAGGCCATTGAGCTTTGTGTCTACCCCGCCCATGCCAATATGCGGATTAGGAGGGAGAAATCTAAGCAAACTACGAACGCGAGACGGCAGGAGTGTGTGGCGGCAATACCGGCCGGAGATGCCGTAATTGGGAGCCCCGTGCCGCTTCCTAAGCCTGACGCTATCTCCGAACTGACAAAGGAGTTGCGGAATGCGg GGAGTGAAGCGGAGAAGGGAGATATTTGTCTTAAATATGCAGCCATATTTCATGGCGGTGGAGAGGAAAAG GTTGTACTGTACCCAGGGTACAAAGTTAGTATTGGAAGAAATGCTAAGGCAAAAATTGTTCATTCTTCAGCCGGGAATCCGGCAAAAATGCAGCGGCAGTTGCTGCTTGAATTACAAGGGAGGGAGTATATCATGAGCCACTCGGCCACCGGCCAGAGGTTTGGCGCTGATAAGAGTGGACTCCCGCCAGCAGACAAAGACACCTTGAGTGCCGTGGAAC TGTTCGTGAAGTTCAAATGCTCGGGGGTGCCCACTCCAGCGGTGGCCTCAACATTTAATAAGTTGGCGGGGAATCTGCGGATGTATGCCCAGCGGAGGGAGGGCAAGAAATATAACTACCCCCGGAAGTCAACGAA GTCTGCTGCAGCCACCATGAAGGCAGCTGATATCCCAGAGGACGTGCGGAGGATTTTAGAAGGGTTGGAGGACTGCGAGAATTCTATATAA